A region from the Agrococcus sp. SL85 genome encodes:
- a CDS encoding AAA family ATPase, giving the protein MAGAGVGIDVAGIQELAERIVERVERVLVGKPHVVQLSLTAMLSRGHLLIEDNPGTGKTSLARALAASVSGTASRIQFTPDLLPGDITGVSVWSQATREFEYRPGPVFANVVLADEINRASPKTQSALLEVMQEGHVTVDGVAHAVPQPFMVIATQNPIEHAGTYRLPEAQLDRFALKASIGYPDHASTLRILGDSGEEVAPEELRPAADAETIRDMAVAVRGVHVEPSIVDYVARLVEATREADEVRLGVSVRGALALVRTARAWAAVHGRDYVTPDDVKALAVPALAHRLVLQPEAEFDDVRPESVVQQLMLTVAPPRR; this is encoded by the coding sequence ATGGCAGGAGCAGGCGTGGGGATCGATGTCGCGGGCATCCAGGAGCTGGCGGAGCGGATCGTGGAGCGCGTCGAGCGCGTGCTCGTGGGCAAGCCCCACGTGGTGCAGCTCTCGCTCACGGCCATGCTGAGCCGAGGGCACCTCCTCATCGAGGACAACCCCGGCACGGGCAAGACCTCGCTCGCCCGCGCCCTCGCCGCGAGCGTCTCCGGCACGGCGAGCCGCATCCAGTTCACCCCCGACCTGCTGCCCGGCGACATCACGGGCGTGTCGGTGTGGAGCCAGGCGACGCGCGAGTTCGAGTACCGGCCCGGGCCCGTGTTCGCGAACGTCGTGCTCGCCGACGAGATCAACCGCGCGAGCCCGAAGACCCAGTCGGCGCTGCTCGAGGTCATGCAGGAGGGGCACGTGACGGTCGACGGGGTCGCGCACGCGGTGCCGCAGCCGTTCATGGTCATCGCGACGCAGAACCCCATCGAGCACGCCGGCACCTACCGCCTGCCGGAGGCGCAGCTCGACCGCTTCGCGCTGAAGGCCTCGATCGGCTACCCGGACCACGCCTCGACCCTGCGCATCCTCGGCGACTCCGGCGAGGAGGTGGCCCCGGAGGAGCTGCGGCCCGCGGCCGACGCCGAGACGATCCGCGACATGGCGGTCGCCGTCCGCGGCGTCCACGTGGAGCCCTCGATCGTCGACTACGTGGCGCGCCTCGTCGAGGCGACGCGCGAGGCAGACGAGGTGCGGCTGGGCGTCTCGGTGCGCGGCGCGCTCGCGCTCGTGCGGACGGCGCGCGCCTGGGCGGCCGTGCACGGGCGCGACTACGTGACCCCCGACGACGTCAAGGCGCTCGCCGTCCCGGCGCTCGCCCACCGCCTCGTGCTGCAGCCCGAGGCCGAGTTCGACGACGTGCGGCCCGAGAGCGTCGTGCAGCAGCTCATGCTGACCGTGGCACCGCCCAGGCGCTGA
- a CDS encoding aminotransferase class III-fold pyridoxal phosphate-dependent enzyme, whose translation MTDIAAPATSRAIVTEIPGPNSRALLERKAAAVAQGIPHQLPVFIAEAHDAIITDVDGNRFIDLGCGIGVTTIGHTNDEVVVAVREQVGKLTHSLFGTTPYEPYVRVAELLAELTPGDHAKKSFFVNSGSEAVENGVKVARKHTGRRAVAVVEHGYHGRTNLTMTMNFKPAPYATGMGPLASDIFHAPGSYPLRDGLDGAAAAKRTQWYLEKHVGVSDLACLVIEPIQGEGGFIVPADGYLPLMQEWCTANGVVMIADEVQSGVARTGATFASEHFGWVPDILLSAKGIAGGMPLAGVTGRAEIMDSVHTGGIGGTFGGNPVSCAAAVAVLEQVTSKDLNAEARRVESVLRPLLEELAASHPEIAEVRGKGAMLAIELLDPETREPIPTGPISAAAGKEGVLVLTAGTDYNVLRFLPSLAITDEQLREAIEVVGRALSAR comes from the coding sequence ATGACCGACATCGCCGCCCCCGCGACCTCCCGCGCCATCGTCACCGAGATCCCCGGACCCAACAGCCGCGCGCTCCTGGAGCGCAAGGCGGCGGCGGTGGCCCAGGGCATCCCGCACCAGCTGCCCGTCTTCATCGCCGAGGCGCACGACGCGATCATCACCGACGTCGACGGCAACCGCTTCATCGACCTCGGCTGCGGCATCGGCGTGACCACGATCGGCCACACGAACGACGAGGTCGTCGTGGCCGTGCGCGAGCAGGTCGGCAAGCTGACGCACTCGCTCTTCGGCACCACGCCCTACGAGCCCTACGTGCGCGTCGCCGAGCTGCTCGCCGAGCTGACGCCCGGCGACCACGCGAAGAAGTCGTTCTTCGTCAACTCGGGCTCCGAGGCCGTCGAGAACGGCGTCAAGGTCGCGCGCAAGCACACGGGCCGCCGCGCGGTCGCTGTCGTCGAGCACGGCTACCACGGCCGCACGAACCTCACGATGACGATGAACTTCAAGCCCGCGCCGTACGCGACCGGCATGGGCCCGCTCGCGAGCGACATCTTCCACGCCCCCGGCTCCTACCCGCTGCGCGACGGCCTCGACGGCGCCGCGGCCGCGAAGCGCACGCAGTGGTACCTCGAGAAGCACGTGGGCGTCAGCGACCTCGCGTGCCTCGTCATCGAGCCCATCCAGGGCGAGGGCGGCTTCATCGTGCCCGCCGACGGCTACCTGCCGCTCATGCAGGAGTGGTGCACCGCCAACGGCGTCGTCATGATCGCCGACGAGGTGCAGTCGGGCGTGGCCCGCACGGGCGCGACCTTCGCCTCCGAGCACTTCGGCTGGGTGCCCGACATCCTGCTCTCGGCCAAGGGCATCGCGGGCGGCATGCCCCTCGCCGGCGTGACGGGCCGCGCCGAGATCATGGACTCCGTGCACACGGGCGGCATCGGCGGCACCTTCGGCGGCAACCCCGTCTCGTGCGCGGCAGCCGTCGCCGTGCTCGAGCAGGTGACCTCGAAGGACCTCAACGCTGAGGCGCGCCGCGTCGAGTCGGTGCTGCGGCCCCTGCTCGAGGAGCTCGCGGCCTCGCACCCCGAGATCGCCGAGGTGCGCGGCAAGGGCGCGATGCTCGCCATCGAGCTGCTCGACCCCGAGACGCGCGAGCCGATCCCGACGGGCCCGATCTCGGCCGCCGCGGGCAAGGAGGGCGTGCTCGTGCTCACCGCGGGCACCGACTACAACGTGCTGCGCTTCCTGCCGAGCCTCGCGATCACCGACGAGCAGCTGCGGGAGGCGATCGAGGTCGTGGGCCGGGCGCTCTCGGCCCGCTAG
- the dxr gene encoding 1-deoxy-D-xylulose-5-phosphate reductoisomerase, whose amino-acid sequence MSRRRVILLGSTGSIGTQALDVIRANPDRFEVVGLVAGRDREGLEAQQAAFGGEAALGADAAVTMIESVECDVVVNGITGSVGLAPTLAALDAGRTLALANKESLVAGGALVTERAAPGQIVPVDSEHSALAQALLAGAHPEVRRLVLTASGGPFRGWSRERMASVTPKDALAHPTWDMGPMVTTNSATLVNKGLEVIEAHLLFDVGYDRIDVTVHPQSIVHSMVEFVDGSTIAQASPPDMRLPISLGLDWPRRVAGVGRPLDWTVASSWTFEPLDAAAFPSVALAKQVGRRASTFPAVFNAANEQAVHAFHAGEIGFLDIIPAIERVLDAHEPGELTLEGVLAAERWARAEADRVCGVHR is encoded by the coding sequence GTGAGCCGCCGCCGCGTCATCCTGCTCGGCTCCACGGGCTCGATCGGCACGCAGGCGCTCGACGTCATCAGGGCCAACCCCGACCGCTTCGAGGTCGTCGGGCTCGTCGCCGGCCGCGATCGCGAGGGCCTCGAGGCGCAGCAGGCGGCCTTCGGCGGCGAGGCGGCGCTCGGCGCCGACGCGGCCGTGACGATGATCGAGAGCGTCGAGTGCGACGTGGTCGTGAACGGCATCACGGGCTCCGTGGGCCTCGCGCCCACGCTCGCCGCGCTCGACGCGGGGCGCACGCTCGCGCTCGCGAACAAGGAGTCGCTCGTCGCCGGCGGTGCGCTCGTCACCGAGCGCGCCGCGCCGGGGCAGATCGTGCCGGTCGACTCGGAGCACTCGGCGCTCGCGCAGGCGCTGCTCGCGGGCGCGCACCCCGAGGTGCGCAGGCTCGTGCTCACGGCCTCGGGCGGGCCGTTCCGGGGCTGGAGCAGGGAGCGGATGGCGTCCGTCACGCCGAAGGACGCGCTCGCGCACCCCACGTGGGACATGGGGCCCATGGTGACGACGAACTCCGCGACCCTCGTCAACAAGGGCCTCGAGGTGATCGAGGCGCACCTGCTCTTCGACGTCGGCTACGACCGCATCGACGTCACGGTGCACCCGCAGTCGATCGTGCACTCGATGGTGGAGTTCGTCGACGGCTCGACGATCGCGCAGGCCTCGCCGCCCGACATGCGCCTGCCGATCTCGCTCGGGCTCGACTGGCCGCGCCGCGTCGCGGGCGTCGGCCGCCCGCTCGACTGGACGGTGGCCTCGAGCTGGACCTTCGAGCCGCTCGACGCCGCCGCGTTCCCCTCGGTGGCGCTCGCGAAGCAGGTGGGGCGCAGGGCCTCCACGTTCCCGGCGGTCTTCAACGCCGCGAACGAGCAGGCCGTGCACGCCTTCCACGCGGGCGAGATCGGCTTCCTCGACATCATCCCCGCGATCGAGCGCGTGCTCGACGCGCACGAGCCGGGCGAGCTGACGCTCGAGGGCGTGCTGGCCGCCGAGCGCTGGGCGCGCGCGGAGGCCGACCGCGTCTGCGGCGTCCACCGCTAG
- a CDS encoding M50 family metallopeptidase: MEPVLLYVLGVLVIVVGLAVSIGLHELGHLWPAKAFGVRVGQWMIGFGPTLFSRRRGETEYGIKAIPLGGYISMSGMFPPSERGGESRTASTGFFDTLVQDARDSSAETVREGEEHRAFWRLATWKRIVIMLGGPAMNLVLAIVLYAIVLCGFGAAVPGTTVASVSECVISASADRTECEATDPEAPAAAAGVEPGDRIVAIDGRPVEGWESVQAAFRESAGTALAVEVERDGEQRSLTITPLETERAVFDDAGQPVEVDGQPLVETVGFAGIGPQYEIQQQPVTAVLPAVGENVERVVHLVLNLPQRLVDVAVAAFGPGERDPNGPISVVGVGRIAGELASTDQVPVAERVSAMLQLLANLNVALFVFNLIPLMPLDGGHVLGAIVDAVRRGWARLRGRVAKPLDTAKWVPVTLAVTMVLGVMSALLIYADIVKPISLFGG; the protein is encoded by the coding sequence ATGGAACCCGTCCTCCTCTACGTCCTGGGCGTGCTCGTGATCGTCGTCGGCCTCGCCGTCTCGATCGGCCTGCACGAGCTCGGGCACCTGTGGCCCGCGAAGGCCTTCGGCGTGCGCGTCGGGCAGTGGATGATCGGCTTCGGCCCCACCCTCTTCTCGCGGCGCAGGGGCGAGACCGAGTACGGCATCAAGGCCATCCCGCTCGGCGGGTACATCTCGATGTCGGGCATGTTCCCGCCCAGCGAGCGCGGCGGCGAGAGCCGCACGGCCTCGACGGGCTTCTTCGACACGCTCGTGCAGGACGCGCGCGACTCGAGCGCCGAGACGGTGCGCGAGGGCGAGGAGCACCGGGCGTTCTGGCGGCTCGCCACCTGGAAGCGCATCGTCATCATGCTCGGCGGGCCGGCGATGAACCTCGTGCTCGCGATCGTGCTCTACGCGATCGTGCTGTGCGGCTTCGGCGCCGCGGTGCCGGGCACGACGGTCGCGAGCGTCTCGGAGTGCGTCATCAGCGCCTCCGCCGACCGCACCGAGTGCGAGGCGACCGACCCTGAGGCGCCGGCCGCGGCCGCGGGCGTGGAGCCCGGCGACCGGATCGTGGCGATCGACGGGCGCCCCGTGGAGGGCTGGGAGTCGGTGCAGGCCGCGTTCCGCGAGAGCGCGGGCACGGCGCTCGCGGTCGAGGTGGAGCGCGACGGCGAGCAGCGCTCGCTGACCATCACGCCGCTCGAGACCGAGCGCGCCGTCTTCGACGACGCGGGGCAGCCCGTCGAGGTCGACGGCCAGCCGCTCGTCGAGACGGTCGGCTTCGCGGGCATCGGGCCGCAGTACGAGATCCAGCAGCAGCCCGTCACGGCCGTGCTGCCGGCCGTGGGCGAGAACGTGGAGCGGGTCGTGCACCTCGTGCTCAACCTGCCGCAGCGCCTCGTCGACGTCGCGGTCGCGGCCTTCGGTCCGGGGGAGCGCGACCCGAACGGCCCCATCTCGGTCGTCGGCGTCGGCCGCATCGCGGGCGAGCTCGCGTCGACCGATCAGGTGCCCGTCGCCGAGCGCGTCAGCGCGATGCTGCAGCTGCTCGCCAACCTCAACGTCGCGCTCTTCGTCTTCAACCTCATCCCGCTCATGCCGCTCGACGGCGGCCACGTGCTCGGCGCCATCGTCGACGCGGTGCGGCGCGGCTGGGCGCGGCTGCGCGGCAGGGTCGCGAAGCCGCTCGACACCGCGAAGTGGGTGCCCGTGACGCTCGCGGTCACGATGGTGCTCGGCGTCATGAGCGCGCTGCTCATCTACGCCGACATCGTGAAGCCCATCAGCCTCTTCGGCGGCTAG
- a CDS encoding DUF58 domain-containing protein, protein MRWLEPVWRTVTPWGWALVATLVVGVVVARALGWTEALVAAVAAGALLLGAVPWIVGERWARARIGLSAERVPVGSPALALVEIARPTRALPPRQVDLDVGDEEAVLDIPPLEVGGSVLRSVPLDTSRRGLRTIGPATLLRTDPFGVLERRHRLTETRTLVVHPRIVRLPGGAAGIVRDLDGEAAAERTADDISFHSLREYVPGDDRRLVHWRSSARLGELLVRQFEPSRRADALIVVSTDPREYDGDDFELALSLVGTLGTAALADRRTLRVVESPRAERSRAEPVDAATRDRLLDALAVLEPRSEHGVAAAARAARGVAPGSVAWLVTGSKASPRALRTASNGMPAGVVAVVVRAAVGAVPARSRLGDADVVTVGAIEDLARSVRQEAGR, encoded by the coding sequence GTGCGCTGGCTCGAGCCCGTCTGGCGCACGGTCACCCCGTGGGGGTGGGCGCTCGTCGCGACCCTCGTGGTGGGCGTGGTCGTGGCCCGCGCGCTCGGGTGGACGGAGGCGCTCGTGGCGGCGGTCGCGGCCGGGGCGCTGCTGCTGGGGGCCGTGCCGTGGATCGTCGGCGAGCGGTGGGCGCGCGCCCGCATCGGCCTGAGCGCGGAGCGGGTGCCCGTGGGCTCGCCCGCGCTCGCGCTCGTCGAGATCGCTCGCCCGACGCGCGCCCTGCCGCCGCGCCAGGTCGATCTCGACGTCGGCGACGAGGAGGCCGTGCTCGACATCCCGCCGCTCGAGGTGGGCGGGAGCGTGCTGCGGTCCGTCCCCCTCGACACCTCGCGGCGCGGGCTCCGCACGATCGGGCCGGCGACGCTGCTGCGCACCGACCCCTTCGGCGTGCTCGAGCGCCGGCACCGACTCACCGAGACGCGCACGCTCGTCGTGCACCCGCGGATCGTGCGGCTGCCCGGCGGCGCCGCGGGCATCGTGCGCGACCTCGACGGCGAGGCGGCCGCGGAGCGCACGGCCGACGACATCTCGTTCCACAGCCTCCGCGAGTACGTGCCGGGCGACGACCGGCGGCTCGTGCACTGGCGCTCGAGCGCGCGGCTGGGCGAGCTGCTCGTGCGGCAGTTCGAGCCCTCGCGGCGCGCCGACGCGCTCATCGTCGTGTCGACCGATCCGCGCGAGTACGACGGCGACGACTTCGAGCTCGCGCTCTCGCTCGTGGGCACGCTCGGCACGGCGGCGCTCGCGGACCGGCGCACGCTGCGCGTCGTCGAGAGCCCGCGCGCCGAGCGCTCGCGGGCCGAGCCCGTCGACGCGGCGACGCGCGACCGGCTGCTCGACGCGCTCGCCGTGCTCGAGCCGCGCAGCGAGCACGGCGTCGCCGCGGCGGCCCGCGCGGCCCGCGGGGTCGCGCCGGGCAGCGTCGCGTGGCTCGTGACGGGGTCGAAGGCGAGCCCTCGCGCCCTGCGCACGGCGTCGAACGGCATGCCCGCGGGCGTCGTCGCCGTCGTCGTGCGCGCCGCGGTGGGCGCCGTGCCCGCCCGGTCGAGGCTCGGTGACGCCGACGTCGTCACGGTGGGCGCGATCGAGGACCTCGCGCGCTCGGTCCGGCAGGAGGCCGGGCGGTGA
- a CDS encoding transglutaminase domain-containing protein, producing MPITAYVALVRQARRRSRAPRALSSLARRVGAGTLVAVLAAGAAAAAGALVPLPDRIVLRGDPASSVDLVGASPLSAYRSFWLAEARDAVQLTATGLEPGDRIRLAALDRYDGSVLSVDRASFERVAAVEEGAGRLVGITVDELRSQWLPSVGVPSAIRFVGDRSAELAEGLHRDAELDALVVEPGIGPGDGVQLLVEPGGEVVAAEEVAALEPADPRQGAIELPDAMLTALAAWTGDAQVPGERLAAMLEGLRAEGYVSHGVLDDEPPSRPGHSIERLEALFQDPMVGDAEQYATAAMLLARQLGFDARVVVGFTPDGVVAGTPTRVVGSDADAWIEVRTEAGWVGVDVTPEPRPIPEQEEGAPSVVLEPPAQQAPAPAPGGQEDGADAAPPSAPQEPIDDGSRLLATLGAAAAVLGLLALIAAVPVGLVLSKVIRRRRRRRADAARDRAEGAWAELVDALHDRGESLAPGATRLEQAGEDGTMRALAGRVDRAVFAAVEPSEGEIDEAWALSDEVLARRDREAGGAQRVLARLNPASLARR from the coding sequence GTGCCGATCACGGCCTACGTCGCGCTCGTCCGCCAGGCGCGCCGGCGCAGCCGGGCGCCGCGGGCGCTCTCCTCGCTCGCGCGGCGCGTGGGCGCGGGCACGCTCGTCGCAGTGCTCGCTGCGGGCGCTGCGGCCGCGGCCGGCGCGCTCGTGCCGCTGCCGGACCGCATCGTCCTGCGCGGCGATCCGGCCTCGAGCGTCGACCTCGTGGGGGCCTCGCCGCTGTCCGCCTACCGCTCGTTCTGGCTCGCGGAGGCGCGCGACGCCGTGCAGCTCACCGCGACGGGCCTCGAGCCCGGCGACCGCATCCGGCTCGCGGCGCTCGACCGCTACGACGGCTCGGTGCTCTCGGTCGACCGCGCATCCTTCGAGCGCGTCGCGGCCGTCGAGGAGGGCGCCGGCCGCCTCGTGGGCATCACGGTGGACGAGCTGCGCTCGCAGTGGCTGCCCTCGGTGGGCGTGCCCTCGGCCATCCGCTTCGTCGGCGACCGCAGCGCCGAGCTCGCGGAGGGGCTGCACCGCGACGCCGAGCTCGACGCGCTCGTCGTCGAGCCGGGCATCGGGCCCGGCGACGGCGTGCAGCTGCTCGTCGAGCCCGGGGGCGAGGTGGTCGCGGCCGAGGAGGTCGCGGCGCTCGAGCCGGCGGACCCGCGCCAGGGGGCGATCGAGCTGCCGGACGCCATGCTCACGGCGCTCGCCGCGTGGACGGGCGACGCGCAGGTGCCGGGCGAGCGGCTCGCCGCGATGCTCGAGGGGCTGCGCGCCGAGGGCTACGTGAGCCACGGGGTGCTCGACGACGAGCCGCCCTCGCGCCCCGGCCACTCGATCGAGCGGCTCGAGGCGCTGTTCCAGGATCCGATGGTGGGCGACGCGGAGCAGTACGCGACCGCGGCGATGCTCCTCGCGCGGCAGCTGGGCTTCGACGCCCGCGTGGTCGTGGGCTTCACGCCCGACGGCGTCGTCGCGGGCACCCCGACGCGCGTCGTGGGCTCGGACGCCGACGCGTGGATCGAGGTGCGCACCGAGGCGGGCTGGGTGGGCGTCGACGTGACGCCGGAGCCGCGCCCCATCCCCGAGCAGGAGGAGGGTGCGCCGAGCGTCGTGCTCGAGCCGCCTGCGCAGCAGGCGCCCGCGCCCGCGCCGGGCGGTCAGGAGGACGGGGCGGACGCGGCGCCGCCATCGGCGCCCCAGGAGCCCATCGACGACGGCTCCCGGCTGCTCGCGACGCTCGGTGCCGCGGCCGCCGTGCTCGGCCTGCTGGCCCTGATCGCGGCGGTGCCGGTCGGGCTCGTGCTGTCGAAGGTCATCCGTCGGCGTCGTCGCCGCCGCGCGGACGCCGCCCGCGACCGCGCCGAGGGAGCGTGGGCCGAGCTCGTCGACGCGTTGCACGACCGCGGCGAGAGCCTCGCGCCGGGTGCGACGCGGCTCGAGCAGGCGGGGGAGGACGGCACCATGCGCGCGCTCGCCGGCCGCGTGGATCGCGCCGTCTTCGCCGCCGTCGAGCCGAGCGAGGGCGAGATCGACGAGGCGTGGGCGCTCAGCGACGAGGTGCTCGCGCGCCGCGACCGCGAGGCCGGCGGCGCGCAGCGCGTGCTGGCACGCCTCAACCCGGCCTCGCTCGCGCGGCGCTGA
- a CDS encoding FtsK/SpoIIIE domain-containing protein has product MEPIALPRPPAEPEPGTFPLLASLAPVLGAVALWLLLQTPTVLVFALLGPVIALASLGDGRRSRRRRRRAEAERWRRELAEVEERLDAALEARREALREEHPGARALAAMPAHDPRRWRRQSGDPLAVVLGRGPVDSGIGVPGDVRASDPSAVRAGAVDDAERVRARAATVEGPLVVDARDGVGVVGPAAIAVARTAVLQVLEALPPGEAVVVAPDDAAWDWLEACPHELHREPGAVVRIVGDAAEATVAAATSAEGLPRECRVVVHAALDAVRAAAREAAPEALSLREAAAAARTLAEAAERAGIGARGGPPPHVALAALEQPRGGLAARFLVADEPIDLDLVRDGPHAVVGGTTGSGKSELLIAWVAAMAEGRSTEEVTFLLVDFKGGASFAALAGLAHCVGVMTDLDEAGARRAIESLRAELRRRELALAEQGARDVAEATGLPRLVIVVDEFAAMLQELPDLHRLFVDLAARGRSLGVHLVLCTQRPAEAVRDALLANCGIRVSLRVTGEQDAIAVTGSAEAASIGLEARGRCVVRVSGGRTRLAQAALAEPAQAGAARRRIPRPAGAGAPMARAAARAAAGSRRCRARVAACGSASSTVRPRRRSSRCCGARRVTGRCSRSAPRPPVARASRSSSPGSSAPRSSTARTPCGTRSTTTGRSSSTTSTSCSRGSARSTRPSCSSGSRPRCARAAPSRSRRAGCRRRWGRLAPLAEPARAPADREQAGARGRRRRGRDPRRRPAARRGMDRRRARAGSRSRRGPPRAGRRARRGCTPPASPSC; this is encoded by the coding sequence ATGGAGCCCATCGCGCTGCCCCGCCCGCCCGCCGAGCCGGAGCCCGGGACGTTCCCGCTGCTCGCGAGCCTCGCGCCCGTGCTCGGCGCGGTCGCGCTGTGGCTGCTGCTGCAGACCCCGACCGTGCTCGTCTTCGCGCTCCTCGGCCCGGTGATCGCGCTCGCGAGCCTCGGCGACGGCCGGCGCTCGCGCAGGCGCCGCAGGCGCGCCGAGGCCGAGCGCTGGCGGCGCGAGCTCGCGGAGGTCGAGGAGCGGCTCGACGCGGCGCTCGAGGCGCGCCGCGAGGCGCTCCGCGAGGAGCATCCCGGCGCGCGGGCCCTCGCCGCGATGCCGGCCCACGATCCGCGCCGGTGGCGCCGCCAGTCCGGCGACCCGCTGGCGGTGGTGCTCGGGCGCGGCCCGGTCGACTCGGGGATCGGCGTGCCCGGCGACGTGCGGGCGTCGGATCCCTCGGCGGTGCGCGCGGGCGCGGTCGACGACGCCGAGCGCGTGCGGGCGCGCGCGGCGACGGTCGAGGGCCCGCTCGTCGTCGACGCGCGTGACGGCGTCGGCGTCGTGGGGCCTGCCGCGATCGCCGTCGCCCGCACCGCCGTCCTGCAGGTGCTCGAGGCGCTGCCGCCGGGCGAGGCGGTCGTCGTCGCGCCCGACGACGCGGCCTGGGACTGGCTCGAGGCGTGCCCGCACGAGCTGCACCGCGAGCCCGGCGCCGTCGTGCGCATCGTGGGCGACGCCGCGGAGGCGACCGTCGCGGCGGCCACGAGCGCCGAGGGGCTGCCGCGCGAGTGCCGCGTCGTGGTGCACGCCGCGCTCGACGCGGTGCGCGCCGCGGCGCGGGAGGCGGCGCCGGAGGCCCTGTCGCTCCGGGAGGCCGCGGCGGCGGCGCGGACGCTCGCCGAGGCCGCGGAGCGCGCCGGCATCGGCGCGCGCGGCGGCCCGCCGCCGCACGTCGCCCTCGCCGCGCTCGAGCAGCCGCGCGGCGGGCTCGCGGCGCGCTTCCTCGTCGCCGACGAGCCCATCGACCTCGACCTCGTGCGCGACGGGCCGCACGCGGTCGTCGGCGGCACCACGGGCTCCGGCAAGAGCGAGCTCCTCATCGCCTGGGTCGCCGCGATGGCCGAGGGGCGGTCGACCGAGGAGGTCACCTTCCTGCTCGTCGACTTCAAGGGCGGTGCGTCGTTCGCGGCGCTCGCGGGCCTCGCGCACTGCGTGGGGGTGATGACCGATCTCGACGAGGCGGGCGCCCGTCGCGCGATCGAGAGCCTCCGCGCGGAGCTCCGGCGGCGCGAGCTCGCGCTCGCCGAGCAGGGCGCGCGCGACGTGGCCGAGGCGACGGGCCTGCCGCGGCTGGTCATCGTCGTCGACGAGTTCGCGGCCATGCTGCAGGAGCTGCCCGACCTCCACCGCCTCTTCGTCGACCTCGCGGCGCGCGGCCGCTCGCTCGGCGTGCACCTGGTGCTCTGCACGCAGCGGCCCGCCGAGGCGGTGCGCGACGCGCTGCTCGCCAACTGCGGCATCCGCGTCTCGCTGCGCGTCACGGGCGAGCAGGACGCGATCGCCGTGACGGGCTCGGCCGAGGCCGCGTCGATCGGCCTCGAGGCGCGCGGTCGCTGCGTCGTGCGCGTGAGCGGCGGGCGCACCCGGCTGGCGCAGGCGGCGCTCGCCGAGCCCGCGCAGGCTGGCGCGGCTCGTCGCCGCATCCCGCGCCCTGCCGGTGCCGGAGCGCCCATGGCGCGAGCCGCTGCCCGAGCGGCTGCAGGCTCTCGGCGGTGCCGGGCGAGGGTGGCGGCGTGCGGCTCGGCCTCGTCGACCGTCCGGCCGCGCAGGCGGTCGAGCCGGTGCTGTGGCGCCCGGCGAGTGACGGGCCGCTGCTCGCGATCGGCTCCTCGGCCTCCGGTCGCACGGGCCTCGCGGAGCTCGTCGCCGGGCAGCTCGGCACCGCGGTCGTCGACCGCGAGGACGCCCTGTGGGACGCGCTCGACGACGACGGGCCGCTCGTCGTCGACGACGTCGACCTCCTGCTCGCGCGGCTCGGCGAGGAGCACCAGGCCGTCGTGCAGCAGCGGCTCGCGACCGCGATGCGCTCGGGCCGCGCCGTCGCGCTCACGGCGCGCCGGGTGTCGTCGGCGATGGGGCAGGCTCGCGCCGCTCGCCGAGCCTGCGCGTGCTCCTGCGGATCGCGAGCAGGCAGGAGCACGTGGTCGCCGGCGGCGCGGGCGGGACCCACGACGCCGCCCTGCCGCCCGGCGCGGGATGGATCGCCGACGAGCGCGTGCAGGCTCGCGATCCCGCCGCGGCCCGCCCCGCGCTGGGCGCCGCGCGCGGCGCGGCTGCACGCCTCCCGCGTCGCCGTCGTGCTAG
- a CDS encoding OsmC family protein gives MPMRHAYAVEVEWTGAGEEGTATYRSYRRDHVVRVEGLPDILGSADPTFRGDRARHNPEQLLLAALAQCHMLSYLHQAASRGIVVTAYRDAATGSMETSGTGGRFTEAVLHPVVTIADASQAADALDAHGQAGADCFIASSVAFPVLHAPTIVADGEVVARAEAGHGSEQGTAEAGA, from the coding sequence ATGCCGATGCGACACGCCTACGCCGTCGAGGTCGAGTGGACGGGAGCGGGCGAGGAGGGCACCGCGACCTACCGCTCGTACCGCCGCGACCACGTCGTCCGGGTCGAGGGGCTGCCCGACATCCTGGGCTCCGCCGATCCGACCTTCCGCGGCGACCGCGCCCGCCACAACCCGGAGCAGCTGCTGCTCGCGGCGCTCGCGCAGTGCCACATGCTCAGCTACCTCCACCAGGCCGCGAGCCGAGGCATCGTCGTCACGGCCTACCGCGACGCCGCGACGGGCTCGATGGAGACCTCGGGCACGGGAGGCCGCTTCACCGAGGCCGTGCTGCACCCGGTCGTCACGATCGCCGACGCCTCGCAGGCCGCCGACGCGCTCGACGCGCACGGCCAGGCGGGCGCCGACTGCTTCATTGCCTCCTCCGTCGCCTTCCCGGTGCTGCACGCGCCCACGATCGTCGCCGACGGCGAGGTCGTCGCGCGCGCGGAGGCCGGGCACGGGTCGGAGCAGGGCACGGCGGAGGCGGGCGCGTGA